The following are encoded in a window of Pseudomonas sp. JQ170C genomic DNA:
- the truD gene encoding tRNA pseudouridine(13) synthase TruD produces MTELELLGPRASGQALGSAILKATADDFQVDEVLDIPLSGNGEHLWLWVEKRDLNTEEAARRLARAAGVPLRSISYAGLKDRQALTRQWFSLHLPGKADPDFGAAENETLSILKRTRHSRKLQRGAHSANGFTLRLTGLVADHAALDARLELLRRQGVPNYFGSQRFGHAGGNVHDAQDWASRQALPEQRNVRSRLLSSARSYVFNQVLAARVADGSWQTALVGDLLAFTDSRSFFPAGEAECSDPRLAILDLHPTGPLWGEGAPGTGGATGELEQAIGEQHASLCQWLARAGMSQERRILRLPIGGLTWHYPEPDILQLEFVLPAGCFATVVVRELVDLVSAGQTDSPCVF; encoded by the coding sequence ATGACCGAACTGGAACTGCTGGGCCCGCGCGCCTCGGGCCAGGCGCTGGGCAGCGCGATTCTCAAGGCCACTGCCGATGACTTCCAGGTAGACGAAGTCCTGGATATTCCGCTCTCGGGCAATGGTGAACACCTGTGGTTGTGGGTCGAAAAGCGCGACCTCAACACCGAAGAGGCGGCTCGCCGTCTGGCTCGGGCAGCGGGCGTGCCGCTGCGCAGCATCAGCTATGCCGGCCTCAAGGACCGTCAGGCGCTGACTCGGCAGTGGTTCAGCCTGCACTTGCCAGGCAAGGCCGACCCGGATTTCGGCGCGGCCGAGAACGAGACCCTCAGCATCCTCAAGCGCACCCGGCACTCTCGCAAACTGCAGCGTGGTGCGCATTCTGCCAATGGCTTCACCCTGCGCCTGACAGGCCTGGTCGCCGACCATGCAGCCCTGGATGCGCGGCTGGAACTGCTGCGCCGTCAGGGTGTGCCGAACTATTTCGGCAGCCAGCGCTTCGGTCACGCCGGCGGCAACGTTCATGACGCTCAGGATTGGGCTTCCCGCCAGGCACTGCCGGAGCAACGCAACGTGCGCTCACGGCTGCTCTCCAGTGCCCGTAGCTATGTGTTCAACCAGGTATTGGCAGCGCGTGTTGCCGACGGCAGTTGGCAAACGGCTCTGGTCGGTGACCTGCTGGCGTTCACCGACAGTCGCAGCTTTTTCCCGGCCGGCGAGGCGGAGTGTTCTGATCCTCGTCTGGCCATTCTGGATCTGCACCCCACGGGTCCCCTGTGGGGCGAAGGGGCGCCGGGTACCGGTGGTGCAACCGGTGAGCTCGAACAGGCCATTGGCGAGCAACACGCTTCGTTGTGCCAATGGCTGGCGCGAGCAGGCATGAGTCAGGAACGACGCATCCTGCGACTGCCCATTGGCGGCCTGACGTGGCATTATCCCGAGCCTGATATTCTGCAACTGGAATTCGTCCTTCCGGCCGGATGCTTTGCCACCGTCGTGGTGCGCGAGCTTGTTGATCTGGTGTCGGCAGGGCAGACGGATAGCCCATGCGTATTCTGA
- the surE gene encoding 5'/3'-nucleotidase SurE translates to MRILISNDDGVTAPGLAALHAALADYADCVVIAPDQDKSGASSSLTLDRPLCPQTLANGYISLNGTPTDCVHLGLNGLLEQTPDMVVSGINLGANLGDDVLYSGTVAAALEGRFLGGTSFAFSLLSRLPDNLPTAAYIARKLVEAHGSLELPPRTVLNVNIPNLPLEHIRGIQLTRLGHRARAAAPTKVVNPRGKEGYWIAVAGDAEDGGPGTDFHAVMQGYVSITPLQLDRTFNDAFERLDGWLEGLL, encoded by the coding sequence ATGCGTATTCTGATTTCGAACGACGACGGCGTCACCGCACCCGGACTTGCCGCGCTGCATGCTGCGCTGGCGGATTATGCTGACTGTGTGGTCATCGCCCCCGATCAAGACAAAAGCGGTGCCAGCAGCTCGCTGACGCTGGATCGGCCGCTGTGCCCGCAAACTTTGGCCAATGGCTACATCAGCCTCAACGGTACACCGACCGATTGCGTGCACCTGGGCCTCAATGGCCTGTTGGAGCAGACGCCGGACATGGTGGTATCGGGGATCAATCTGGGCGCCAACCTGGGCGATGATGTGCTGTACTCCGGTACGGTGGCAGCGGCATTGGAGGGGCGCTTCCTGGGCGGTACCTCCTTTGCTTTTTCGCTGCTTTCACGTTTGCCTGACAACCTGCCGACTGCTGCCTATATTGCACGCAAGCTGGTTGAAGCCCATGGAAGCCTGGAGTTGCCACCTCGTACGGTGTTGAACGTCAACATCCCCAACCTGCCGCTTGAGCATATCCGGGGTATCCAACTGACTCGCCTGGGGCATCGTGCACGCGCCGCGGCACCGACCAAGGTGGTCAATCCCAGGGGCAAGGAAGGTTACTGGATCGCCGTGGCCGGGGATGCCGAGGATGGCGGGCCAGGCACGGATTTTCATGCGGTGATGCAGGGCTATGTCTCGATCACCCCATTACAGTTGGACCGCACCTTCAATGACGCTTTCGAGCGCCTGGATGGCTGGCTGGAGGGGTTGCTCTGA
- a CDS encoding protein-L-isoaspartate(D-aspartate) O-methyltransferase encodes MRHGIGFTSQRTRERLIQRLIEEGVSNPQVLDVLRRTPRHLFVDEALAHRAYEDTALPIGNNQTISQPFMVAHMSELLLEAGPLDKVLEIGTGSGYQTAILAQLVERVFSVERIKVLQDRAKERLTELNLRNVVFRWGDGCEGWPALAPYNGIIVTAVAPEVPQALLDQLAPGGRMVIPVGPAGESQQLLLIVREEQGFSRRVMGSVRFVPLLSGPLA; translated from the coding sequence ATGCGCCACGGTATCGGTTTTACCTCGCAGCGAACTCGTGAACGGCTGATTCAACGTTTGATCGAAGAAGGTGTATCCAACCCTCAGGTGCTCGATGTGCTGCGGCGCACGCCGCGCCATCTGTTTGTCGACGAGGCGTTGGCTCATCGCGCCTACGAAGACACCGCGCTGCCCATCGGCAACAACCAGACCATCTCCCAGCCGTTCATGGTTGCGCACATGAGCGAACTGCTGCTCGAAGCGGGCCCGTTGGACAAAGTGCTGGAGATCGGTACCGGCTCCGGTTATCAAACAGCCATCCTTGCGCAGTTGGTCGAGCGGGTTTTTTCCGTGGAGCGCATCAAAGTCCTGCAGGATCGTGCCAAGGAGCGCCTGACCGAACTCAACCTGCGCAACGTGGTGTTTCGCTGGGGTGATGGCTGTGAGGGCTGGCCTGCGCTGGCGCCGTACAACGGCATCATTGTCACCGCCGTGGCGCCCGAAGTCCCCCAAGCCTTGCTCGACCAACTCGCACCGGGCGGGCGTATGGTCATTCCAGTGGGGCCGGCAGGGGAGTCGCAGCAGTTGCTGCTCATCGTGCGTGAAGAGCAAGGGTTCTCGCGGCGGGTGATGGGCTCTGTACGCTTTGTGCCCTTGCTCAGCGGCCCGCTGGCCTGA
- a CDS encoding peptidoglycan DD-metalloendopeptidase family protein — protein MGHTISRQRRDFSSYKLLVIALALGTLISGCSSTSSNSARVVDRNAPVAKRPAVTSGQYVVRPGDTLYSIAFRYGWDYKDLAARNGITAPYTIRVGQAIRFDGRSGAPAGGTTTVVTSSSSPSSKTTITTRPAGTPAKPVTPTSPPVATPAPSAPSAPPAAPVQVPAAERSVGGWAWPANGVLIGKFASNGSLNKGIDIAGDLGQPVFAASDGSVVYAGSGLRGYGELVIIKHSDTYVSAYGHNRRLLVREGQQVKVGQTIAEMGSTGTDRVKLHFEIRRQGKPVDPLQFLPRR, from the coding sequence GTGGGTCACACAATCAGTCGGCAGCGCAGGGACTTTTCGAGCTACAAGCTTCTGGTGATTGCACTTGCCCTGGGTACGCTGATTTCCGGTTGTTCCAGCACGTCCTCCAACAGTGCGCGAGTCGTCGATCGCAACGCGCCCGTAGCCAAGCGCCCAGCAGTCACCAGTGGCCAGTATGTGGTGCGTCCGGGCGATACCTTGTACTCCATCGCCTTCCGTTACGGCTGGGACTACAAAGACCTGGCCGCGCGCAATGGCATCACTGCCCCCTATACCATTCGCGTCGGCCAGGCGATCCGTTTTGACGGTCGCTCGGGTGCTCCTGCCGGGGGAACTACCACCGTAGTCACCAGTTCGTCCTCGCCGTCGAGCAAGACCACCATCACCACCCGACCTGCTGGTACCCCCGCCAAGCCTGTGACCCCTACGTCCCCTCCGGTTGCCACGCCTGCCCCCTCTGCCCCCTCTGCCCCCCCTGCAGCGCCGGTCCAGGTACCTGCTGCAGAGCGTTCTGTGGGCGGCTGGGCCTGGCCGGCCAACGGCGTGTTGATTGGAAAATTCGCTTCAAACGGTAGTTTGAATAAAGGCATTGATATCGCCGGTGATTTGGGACAGCCTGTTTTTGCTGCGTCTGATGGTTCAGTTGTCTACGCCGGGAGTGGCTTGCGGGGCTACGGCGAGTTGGTAATCATCAAGCACAGCGATACCTACGTCAGCGCCTACGGTCACAACCGCAGGCTATTGGTTCGGGAGGGACAGCAGGTCAAAGTTGGGCAGACAATTGCCGAAATGGGTTCCACGGGCACGGACCGGGTGAAGCTGCATTTTGAGATTCGCCGCCAGGGCAAACCTGTTGATCCGCTGCAATTCCTGCCGCGTCGTTGA
- the rpoS gene encoding RNA polymerase sigma factor RpoS yields MALNKEVPEFDIDDEVLLMETGIVLETDVVSDEPAVSSVRTRAKQGSSLKQHKYIDYTRALDATQLYLNEIGFSPLLSPEEEVHFARLSQSGDPAGRKRMIESNLRLVVKIARRYVNRGLSLLDLIEEGNLGLIRAVEKFDPERGFRFSTYATWWIRQTIERAIMNQTRTIRLPIHVVKELNVYLRAARELTQKLDHEPSPEEIASLLEKPVGEVKRMLGLNERVSSVDVSLGPDSDKTLLDTLTDDRPTDPCELLQDDDLSQSIDQWLSELTDKQREVVIRRFGLRGHESSTLEDVGLEIGLTRERVRQIQVEGLKRLREILEKNGLSSESLFQ; encoded by the coding sequence ATGGCTCTCAACAAAGAAGTGCCGGAGTTTGACATCGACGATGAAGTGCTCCTGATGGAGACGGGCATCGTTTTGGAAACGGATGTGGTGTCAGACGAACCTGCTGTATCTTCGGTTCGGACAAGGGCCAAGCAAGGCTCTTCGCTAAAGCAACACAAGTACATCGACTACACTCGGGCACTTGACGCAACTCAGCTTTACCTCAATGAAATCGGGTTCTCGCCTCTTCTCTCGCCAGAGGAAGAAGTCCATTTTGCACGGCTGTCGCAAAGTGGTGACCCGGCCGGTCGCAAGCGGATGATCGAAAGCAATTTGCGCCTGGTGGTGAAAATCGCCCGACGTTATGTGAATCGTGGGCTTTCACTGCTGGACCTGATCGAAGAGGGCAACCTTGGGCTGATTCGCGCGGTCGAGAAGTTCGACCCTGAGCGTGGCTTCCGATTCTCCACCTACGCTACCTGGTGGATTCGGCAAACCATCGAACGGGCGATCATGAACCAGACCCGTACCATTCGCTTGCCCATTCACGTGGTCAAGGAGCTGAACGTCTACCTGCGCGCCGCACGGGAACTCACCCAGAAGCTCGATCACGAACCGTCCCCGGAAGAGATTGCCAGCCTCCTGGAAAAACCTGTGGGTGAGGTCAAGCGCATGCTTGGGCTCAACGAGCGGGTATCGTCGGTTGATGTGTCCCTGGGGCCGGATTCAGACAAGACGCTACTCGATACCCTCACCGATGACCGCCCAACCGACCCTTGTGAGCTGCTTCAGGATGATGACCTGTCCCAGAGCATCGACCAGTGGTTGAGCGAACTCACCGACAAGCAGCGTGAAGTGGTGATTCGCCGCTTCGGCCTCAGAGGGCATGAGAGCAGCACCCTGGAAGATGTAGGTTTGGAAATTGGCCTGACGCGCGAGCGGGTTCGCCAGATCCAGGTCGAGGGACTCAAGCGTCTGCGTGAGATCCTCGAGAAGAACGGTTTGTCCAGCGAGTCGCTGTTCCAATAA
- the fdxA gene encoding ferredoxin FdxA, with translation MTFVVTDNCIKCKYTDCVEVCPVDCFYEGPNFLVIHPDECIDCALCEPECPAQAIFSEDEVPSGMENFIELNAELAEIWPNITERKDALPDAEEWDGKPGKIADLER, from the coding sequence ATGACCTTCGTCGTCACCGACAACTGCATCAAGTGCAAGTACACCGACTGCGTAGAAGTCTGTCCGGTGGACTGCTTCTACGAAGGCCCGAACTTCCTGGTCATTCACCCGGATGAGTGCATCGACTGTGCACTGTGCGAGCCTGAATGCCCTGCCCAAGCCATTTTCTCGGAAGATGAAGTGCCGAGTGGCATGGAGAACTTCATCGAGCTCAATGCCGAGCTCGCGGAAATCTGGCCGAACATCACTGAGCGCAAAGACGCCCTGCCAGATGCCGAAGAGTGGGATGGCAAGCCAGGCAAGATCGCTGATCTGGAACGCTAG
- the mutS gene encoding DNA mismatch repair protein MutS codes for MSDLSAHTPMMQQYWKLKNQHPDQLMFYRMGDFYEIFYEDAKKAAKLLDITLTARGQSAGQSIPMCGIPFHAAEGYLAKLVKLGESVVICEQVGDPATSKGPVERQVVRILTPGTVSDEALLDERRDNLIAAVLGDERLFGLAVLDITSGNFTVLEIKGWENLLAELERINPVELLIPDDWPQGLPAEKRRGARRRAPWDFDRDSARKSLCQQFATQDLKGFGCEKLTLAIGAAGCLLGYAKETQRTALPHLRSLKHERLDDTVVLDGASRRNLELDINLAGGRDNTLQSVIDRCQTAMGSRLLTRWLNRPLRDLKVLQARQGSIRCLLDGYRFEKLQPQLKEIGDIERILARIGLRNARPRDLARLRDALGALPELQNAMAELEAPHLARLAAIAGTYPELADLLEKAIVDNPPAVIRDGGVLKTGYDSELDELLAMSENAGQFLIDLEAREKARTGLANLKVGYNRVHGYFIELPSKQAEQAPADYIRRQTLKGAERFITPELKTFEDKALSAKSRALAREKMLYDALLETLISHLAPLQDTAAALAELDVLSNLAERALNLDLNCPTFVDEPCMRINQGRHPVVEQVLTTPFVANDLALDDNTRMLVITGPNMGGKSTYMRQTALIVLMAHIGSFVPAASCELSLVDRIFTRIGSSDDLAGGRSTFMVEMSETANILHNATDRSLVLMDEVGRGTSTFDGLSLAWAAAERLAQLRAYTLFATHYFELTVLPESEPLVANVHLNATEHNERIVFLHHVLPGPASQSYGLAVAQLAGVPTPVIQRAREHLGRLETASLPHETPVLSKGAADVPHQSDLFASLPHPAIEKLGKLDLDNMTPRQAIEMLYTLKTLL; via the coding sequence ATGAGCGATCTTTCCGCACACACTCCGATGATGCAGCAGTACTGGAAGCTGAAAAACCAGCACCCGGACCAGCTGATGTTCTACCGCATGGGCGACTTCTACGAGATCTTCTACGAAGATGCGAAGAAGGCCGCAAAACTCCTGGATATTACCCTGACCGCCCGCGGGCAGTCGGCGGGCCAGTCGATCCCCATGTGTGGCATCCCCTTCCACGCAGCCGAAGGGTACCTGGCCAAGCTGGTGAAGCTGGGCGAGTCGGTGGTGATCTGCGAGCAGGTTGGCGACCCGGCCACCAGCAAGGGTCCGGTCGAGCGCCAGGTGGTGCGTATTCTTACGCCGGGTACTGTCAGTGATGAAGCGTTGCTCGACGAGCGCCGCGACAACCTGATCGCTGCCGTGCTGGGTGACGAACGTCTGTTCGGCCTGGCAGTACTGGACATTACCAGCGGCAACTTCACGGTGCTGGAGATCAAAGGCTGGGAAAACCTGCTGGCCGAGCTCGAACGCATCAATCCGGTAGAGCTATTGATTCCGGACGACTGGCCACAAGGCCTGCCGGCTGAAAAACGCCGGGGCGCCCGTCGCCGCGCCCCCTGGGACTTCGACCGTGACTCGGCACGCAAAAGCCTGTGCCAGCAGTTCGCAACCCAGGACCTCAAGGGCTTTGGCTGTGAAAAGCTGACCCTCGCCATTGGCGCTGCGGGCTGCCTGCTCGGCTATGCCAAGGAAACCCAGCGCACCGCCCTGCCCCATTTGCGCAGCCTCAAGCATGAGCGCCTGGACGATACCGTGGTGCTCGACGGCGCCAGCCGTCGCAACCTGGAACTGGACATCAACCTGGCAGGTGGTCGCGACAACACCTTGCAGTCGGTCATCGACCGCTGCCAGACCGCCATGGGCAGCCGCCTGCTGACCCGCTGGCTGAACCGTCCGCTGCGTGACCTGAAAGTGCTTCAGGCCCGCCAGGGTTCGATTCGCTGCCTGCTCGATGGCTACCGCTTCGAGAAGTTGCAACCGCAACTCAAGGAAATCGGCGACATCGAGCGGATTCTCGCCCGCATCGGCCTGCGCAACGCCCGCCCACGGGACCTGGCCCGCCTGCGTGACGCCCTCGGCGCCTTGCCTGAATTGCAAAACGCCATGGCCGAACTCGAGGCGCCGCATCTCGCCCGCCTGGCTGCCATCGCCGGCACGTACCCGGAGCTGGCCGATCTGCTGGAAAAAGCCATCGTCGATAACCCTCCTGCGGTGATCCGTGACGGCGGCGTGCTCAAGACCGGCTACGACAGTGAGCTGGACGAGCTGTTGGCCATGAGCGAGAACGCCGGCCAGTTCCTCATCGACCTCGAGGCCCGGGAAAAAGCCCGTACCGGCCTTGCCAATCTCAAGGTCGGCTATAACCGTGTACACGGCTATTTCATCGAGCTGCCGAGCAAGCAGGCCGAGCAGGCACCTGCCGACTATATCCGGCGCCAGACCCTCAAAGGCGCCGAGCGCTTCATCACCCCGGAGCTGAAAACCTTTGAAGACAAGGCGCTGTCGGCCAAAAGCCGCGCCCTGGCTCGGGAGAAGATGCTCTATGACGCGCTGCTCGAAACCCTGATCAGCCATCTGGCGCCGCTGCAGGACACCGCCGCCGCCCTGGCCGAACTGGACGTGCTGAGCAACCTGGCTGAACGTGCGCTGAACCTGGACCTGAACTGCCCGACCTTCGTCGACGAGCCGTGCATGCGCATCAACCAGGGTCGCCACCCTGTGGTCGAGCAAGTGCTGACCACCCCGTTCGTGGCCAATGACCTGGCGCTGGATGACAACACGCGCATGCTGGTGATTACCGGTCCGAACATGGGCGGTAAATCCACCTACATGCGTCAGACCGCCCTCATCGTGCTGATGGCACATATCGGCAGTTTCGTGCCGGCCGCCAGCTGCGAGCTGTCGCTGGTTGATCGGATCTTTACCCGGATCGGCTCCAGCGATGACCTGGCCGGCGGACGCTCGACCTTCATGGTCGAGATGAGCGAAACCGCCAACATCCTGCACAACGCCACCGACCGCAGCCTGGTGCTGATGGACGAAGTGGGTCGCGGCACCAGCACCTTCGACGGCCTGTCGCTGGCCTGGGCCGCTGCCGAGCGCCTGGCCCAGTTGCGCGCCTACACGCTGTTCGCCACGCATTACTTTGAGCTGACCGTACTGCCGGAAAGCGAGCCGCTGGTGGCGAACGTGCACCTGAACGCCACCGAGCACAATGAGCGGATCGTGTTCCTGCACCACGTATTGCCGGGGCCTGCCAGTCAGAGCTATGGCTTGGCCGTTGCCCAGTTGGCCGGTGTGCCTACTCCGGTTATCCAGCGTGCCCGTGAGCATCTGGGGCGCCTGGAAACGGCCAGCCTACCCCATGAAACACCTGTCTTGAGCAAAGGTGCGGCGGATGTTCCGCACCAGAGCGACCTGTTTGCCAGCCTGCCACACCCGGCCATCGAGAAGCTCGGGAAGCTCGACCTGGACAATATGACGCCGCGCCAAGCTATCGAAATGCTCTATACACTGAAGACTCTGTTATAA
- a CDS encoding LexA family transcriptional regulator gives MRIMQKRNVASVLRALLDRHGISPTELHRRTGVPQSTLSRILSEKIVDPSDKHVSKIAEYFGVSTDQLRGRVDLGESREAAPARSHAELHDISLWDDDTPIEDDEVSIPFLREVELAAGSGRFVIEESEKASLRFGKRSLRHNGVQFDQAKCVTVRGNSMLPVLRDGATVGVNAGKSGIGDIVDGDLYAINHNGQLRVKQLYRLPTGIRLRSFNRDEHPDEDYSFQQMQEEQISILGHVFWWGMYAR, from the coding sequence ATGCGGATTATGCAAAAACGCAACGTAGCATCCGTCTTAAGAGCACTGCTCGACCGTCACGGTATCTCCCCCACGGAGCTTCACCGGCGTACCGGCGTGCCGCAATCCACCTTGTCGCGCATTCTCAGCGAGAAGATCGTCGATCCTTCTGACAAGCATGTGTCGAAAATCGCCGAGTACTTCGGGGTGAGCACCGACCAACTGCGTGGCCGTGTCGACCTGGGCGAAAGCCGCGAGGCAGCGCCTGCCCGCAGCCATGCCGAGTTGCATGACATCAGCCTGTGGGATGACGACACCCCGATCGAGGATGACGAGGTGTCCATCCCGTTTCTTCGCGAGGTCGAATTGGCAGCAGGATCAGGACGATTCGTCATCGAGGAAAGCGAGAAGGCCAGCCTGCGCTTCGGCAAGCGCAGCCTGCGTCATAACGGCGTGCAGTTCGACCAGGCCAAATGCGTCACCGTACGCGGCAACAGCATGTTGCCGGTGCTGCGCGATGGCGCCACGGTGGGGGTCAATGCCGGTAAAAGTGGCATTGGCGATATCGTCGACGGTGATCTCTATGCCATCAATCACAATGGCCAGTTGCGGGTGAAGCAGCTCTACCGCTTGCCTACCGGTATCCGCTTGCGCAGCTTCAACCGCGACGAGCATCCGGATGAAGACTACAGCTTCCAGCAGATGCAAGAAGAGCAGATCAGCATCCTGGGTCACGTCTTCTGGTGGGGCATGTACGCTCGCTGA
- a CDS encoding phage holin family protein, with amino-acid sequence MTNEHQTLLEMPIWLVIVLALLGGLSGEMWRADKDGARGWALVRRLLLRSGACMVCGVSTVMLLYASGMSIWSASAFGCLTAMAGADMAIGLYERWAARRLGMETQRPGAHHQGNKKRE; translated from the coding sequence GTGACAAATGAGCACCAGACGTTGCTGGAAATGCCGATCTGGCTGGTGATCGTCCTGGCTTTGCTGGGCGGTTTGAGCGGCGAAATGTGGCGTGCAGACAAGGACGGCGCCCGAGGTTGGGCGCTGGTCCGGCGCCTTCTGCTGCGCTCGGGGGCCTGCATGGTCTGCGGTGTGTCCACGGTGATGCTCCTGTATGCCAGCGGCATGTCGATCTGGAGCGCCAGCGCCTTTGGCTGCCTGACCGCGATGGCGGGAGCTGACATGGCGATAGGCCTTTATGAACGTTGGGCGGCGAGACGATTGGGCATGGAGACGCAACGGCCGGGCGCTCACCACCAGGGCAACAAAAAAAGGGAGTGA
- a CDS encoding glycoside hydrolase family 19 protein, which translates to MTLEQLAAVFPNVRLNAGVFLPALNQAMTRWEINTPRRVAAFLAQVGHESGQLRYVKELGSERYLSRYDTGSLALRLGNTTEADGDGQLYCGRGLIQITGRNNYRACSVALFGDDRLLDQPQLLEQPQWASESAAWFWHSRGLNQLADRGEFNRITRHINGGLNGLEERLKLWARAREVLY; encoded by the coding sequence ATGACGTTGGAACAACTTGCTGCCGTGTTTCCGAACGTCCGCCTGAACGCGGGCGTTTTTTTACCGGCATTGAATCAGGCCATGACCCGCTGGGAGATCAACACTCCCCGGCGAGTCGCAGCCTTCCTCGCCCAGGTAGGGCACGAGTCCGGGCAACTGCGCTACGTCAAGGAACTGGGGAGCGAGCGCTATCTGTCGCGTTACGACACTGGCAGTCTGGCATTGCGCCTGGGCAATACCACCGAAGCCGACGGTGATGGCCAGTTGTACTGTGGGCGAGGCCTGATCCAGATCACCGGGCGCAATAACTATCGGGCCTGCAGTGTGGCGCTGTTCGGGGATGATCGTTTGCTTGATCAACCGCAGTTGCTTGAGCAGCCACAATGGGCCTCGGAGTCTGCCGCGTGGTTCTGGCATTCACGGGGCTTGAACCAGCTGGCGGACCGCGGTGAGTTCAATCGCATTACCCGACATATCAATGGCGGGCTCAATGGCCTGGAAGAGCGCCTGAAACTCTGGGCGAGGGCTCGTGAGGTGTTGTATTGA